Genomic segment of Gouania willdenowi chromosome 17, fGouWil2.1, whole genome shotgun sequence:
AAGAGGGCaattgtaaaaaagaaaaaatatttgcctGCAGATTGCAAATTCAAAATACACCTTTTAAAAACTGGGGAGAAAGGAagaatggaaagaaaaaaagaaaagtaggaagagagaaaaagaagaaaaaaaggaagtaagaaagaaagaaaaaaaaagagaggaaaaaaagaaggaaaaaaccaCTTTATCTAAAGAGTCGGGTTCATTTAGTATTCAATGAGTGTGAATTATCAATGGCAGGTGTGGTGAGTGATCATTTAAGTCCCCAAAATACTtcttcaccaaaatgtaatatcTTTCCAGCAGTCACAGTAATGGACCAGAGGAAACCCACCTGACATTAAACAATAAGATTATACATCTCGTTATGACCAATATGTGAAGAACTAGATTGATGCAACACATCAGAGCTACCACATACTCTTTGTTGTGTTTCAGAGCCAGGTGGTCTGACTCAAAATAATACACGTCTGGCTCGTCCTCTTCCTCTTCGTCCTGCTCCTCTGCAGCCTGGCTCTGTGTGAGCTCCTTGCTGCTCTCAACCTCTTTTGCCTCAGCGGATCCTCCGTCCTCATCGACTGCCCCTCCACTGTCACCAGGCTCCACAGAAACCAGCTCCTCGCTGATGGGACATACGGAGTCGAAGGGAGCAGGTTCCTCTTTCGCAGGGCACTCATCCAGCCCAACTACAACCTCCCCCTCCTCTAATGAGGAGCCGTTGTCTCTAGGAGGAGAGCCTGGTTTAGAGGAGGAAGCTTTGCAACTGGATGCTGCCCTCCTGGGTGAAGTCCTTAAAGTGTATCTGTGTTCATAGAGCTCTGTGAAAGACGGGGACATGCTAGATATTGACGAGTTGCAACCTGGTTCTGTAAGAGAGGGGGATTTTGAATAAGGGGGCGTAGTTTCTCCTGAGTTGCTGTTGATTGGTCTACCGTTGGTAGTAATGGTAGAGGAGGAGGACATGGGAACAGTTTCAGCCTCCTGCACAGGTGTTGGAGGTGTTAGAGCTAGGCCATTTTCATCACTCTCCTGCTCCACCACCTGCTCCTCCCTGGCTAAACACAAATGATCACCTACTACATCAACCTCCATCTCCTCTATCTCCTGCTCCTTGGCCACTATTAACTCAGGAACAAGATTTTCTGCAGCACCCTCAAAGGTTTTTGGAGATAGAGCTCGCGTTTCCCCTGAGCCAGAGGTTTCTATCTGCCCAAAACCAGAGCTTCTACAAGGCACAGTGGGGTCAGGGTTTGAGGGAACCGCCAGCTGACTGCCATTGAGTAATGACGAGCAGTTCGTGACGGAGCTAGGACTTGCACAATACTGTTCTGCGACTGTGCTGGATTCCTCCACTTTGTTTTCATTGAGTCCATTAGAGGCCTTATGGGTATTTTGGGGCTGAGTTGCTCCATCACACTCCACAAGACCATCCTCGACCTGCCCCTCTGTCCGTTCCTCCTCACTGAGGAGGGGTAAGGCAAGAGCTGCATTGGCAGAATTTTGGATGGGTAATTCCTCACAGCTGTTGTCCTTGCTAGAATCCGAGACTAGATTCTCAGGTTTAAAGAGCCGGGGGTCCTCCTCTTGTACCTGAGAATCTCCAGAACGAGAACACCGCTTGGCCCTTTTGATTTGAGGAAAGGCTTCCTGCACCCTCTTCCCTTTATCACAGTTCTCTGAATTGTCTGGGTCAACGTTCTTTTCTAAGCAAAACACGCCCCGCTTCCTAGAGCTACTCCATTGATCAGTCTCAGTCAGAGAAGCACTGGTTTCAGTTCTTTTTCCATCCAACAAGCACAGCTGCTGGCCATCTTGTAAATGAGTGTCCTGCTTATCGTCCTGCTTTGTGTATTGTTTAGGTTCTTGCTTTGTGTTCGGCTTAGGCTCCTGCTTAGCCTCTGGTTTTGTGTCCTGCTTAACATCCTGCTTGGTGTTCTGCTTAGCATCCTGCTTGGTGTTCTGCTTAGCAGCTTGGTTCGACTCCTGCTTAAGGTCCTGTTTAATTTCCTGCTTCGACTCCTGCTTAGCGTCTTGTTTCTTCTTCGGTGAGCGAGCCCTTGGTAGCAGAGACGCTGAGGTCTCCTCTGGTTGGGCGATGCTGCGGTTCCTGAGGGTCCGACCACAAAAGTTTTCATCCAATCCATTGAGCCCCACTGATGACCTTGTGACGCGCGAAGAACGAGATGCGGCCATACTATGGCGGGTGCCTACAGTCTCCTCATCCTGGTGCTCTCTCCTCTGCAACAGAATGTGGGCACCTGTAGGACATGAACAGACACATGCACTTGATTAGATACTAGAATAACTCTAAAGACCCAACTTTCTGTAGTGACACTATTGAAAGGAAAGCTTCACATTTGCTTGGTTTCCATAACCAATCTTACAAAAATACATGTACAAACCTGTGGTGATCctaagggtgtgcgatctgacgatattagattgctaaggattaaaacatgacgacaatctgccaaatcacggagatcgtaGAACGTCTGTAGCGCACATTTTATCCCTTGCGGTGCCTTGTCTGTGCCATATGTTGGTGGCCCATACACAGCACATCCGAAGGTTTCTTTCTCTGTCcaatcacaccatttacacaTCAGGCTCAAGTCAGAACTACAGAGTAGACACACCGAAGAATTATTAAGCACTCAATCAGCGCAGATCGAAGCTGcgctccccctccctccctgtgcACGGACACGCTGAGTTAGCTGAGCTGCTTCCTCTTAGCGGCTgcctgtcagaggctcagtgcagatgtctgtttGTCCTCTGTAaaactccatcagttctgagtgttgaagcactgagagaCGTTTGAGGAATCACTGCATGTATTTATCTTCTGTAACTAATTCTCTGTGTTTGTCGCTGCGCAGCTCACGGGCTGTTTACACACCTCTTACGTGACCCCTACAGGCTGAATTTCTTAAAGGGACCACGTCCTGAATGTTGTTTAAACATTTGtggtttaaaaactactttcagaaACTCAGAGCTGACCTGAAagaagccacactacagaatttAAGCACACATTTCTGCctcaatgaaggaaaaaaatcaaaagtggcacaaaatgttgatattgctAGTGATCAATAAAAGGGTATTAGTGGCATTTTTATCCACcaactttgacccattattgtttttactgtaaaactagaatggaaaaaacaattaatcaaatttatatcctctatcaccattttgaggaaaaatattgatatatgaatattggtccatatcacccaggcctgctgtaacaaaagcagtaatgttttatcttgtaaagaatATGATTGTCCAAACTATTGAAAATGAGGGGttcaaaataatgtttaaagtaggattttattaatatgagtgtgtcctcaaaaacaaatctaaatcactagactgatatgctgccttgttatatagcaagtgttgctaattcTACACCACTTAagttaaataaacaaagtaaatgactgtgtgtgactaaaataacttgaaGTTTTGTATGTTAgccttttttgtttgatgttaattgtacttggaaccagtttgataaattgctttcgacattttttaaaagtaccctgacttaaattatcttttatcccttttttccccatttagggtgatgattttaagtagatgaattggtttgttttactggtaaataacttgaaaatagtctatatgaaaaaattgtgatcgtgattttcaaaagaaaaaaaattgtgatgttCTTTTTTCCGTATCGCCCACCCCTCGGTGATCCCTATTCCATGTCCCTGGCGACAACACAAAAGCATCTAACACAAATCTTTTGATAACCATCACTCGGGTCATTTCTCAGCTCAGACCAGAAGACTCAAGTGTATTGATTTCCTCTTTCATTGTAGCTAAGCAACGCCTTCTGTCCCTGAGCAAACTAAATGTCTTTGAACAGGTATGTGCTCAGAAAATGAATTTTATAAAGCAGATATTTCATTGGGAACAAGAATTAGCCAATATTCTTTCCTCTTGCTAGTACAAAAAATGGTTTCTGCACACACCACTTGAAATGTACAAATGTGACAGCCGCCACAACAAGCTCTCTACACAGGAAAgaaagctgtttttttaaaaaggttgaTCTAACCCTTGGAAAAATTGCCACAGCAAAAAATGCATGTTTAGAAAcacacagcttttttttttttacttccatgGAGATTCCTGACATTTTCTCACCAACATAAATACCATGCACAAAAGGGATTTCTGACagacagcatattttatatcttACATCTGTATCAGCAAAGATAATATTGCAGGAACAACCTTGATATAGCCCAATGCCCGTTGTTTCTAAGCCAGTTGACGGGTGAGCCTGTTGGAATCCAACATGCTACAGTCCATATTAAGAGTGTCACAACACATGCAGCACTTAAGAGGGCAACGATTGGTCAACACAGCTGACACTGACAAACTTAAGTTACTGAGTTTTTACTTTTCAGCATATCATCCTTTCTGCATCATGGTTATTTGTGATGCACACTTCGATCAGAGATTGGGTCTTTTGGTCTGTGTTATATTGAATTTAAATAGTCCtccattaaaaatcaataaaatataaaaacaaacctgTGTTACTGTCTATTTACAATACAACACTGTTAACTGCTGGGCTATGCCAGGGTGGCCAAAATGAGCACTAAagccaaaatataaaaatattggaTTACTTAAATATTCTACGGCAGTAATTTTTCATCAGCACAATAATCTTGGAATGTGTTGTTGtacatgttcttatagattttaagctgttgaatgttttgcacattttgatcatgtaaagcacattcagtggccttgtgtatgaaatgtactatacaaatacatttgc
This window contains:
- the zzz3 gene encoding ZZ-type zinc finger-containing protein 3 isoform X2 → MAASRSSRVTRSSVGLNGLDENFCGRTLRNRSIAQPEETSASLLPRARSPKKKQDAKQESKQEIKQDLKQESNQAAKQNTKQDAKQNTKQDVKQDTKPEAKQEPKPNTKQEPKQYTKQDDKQDTHLQDGQQLCLLDGKRTETSASLTETDQWSSSRKRGVFCLEKNVDPDNSENCDKGKRVQEAFPQIKRAKRCSRSGDSQVQEEDPRLFKPENLVSDSSKDNSCEELPIQNSANAALALPLLSEEERTEGQVEDGLVECDGATQPQNTHKASNGLNENKVEESSTVAEQYCASPSSVTNCSSLLNGSQLAVPSNPDPTVPCRSSGFGQIETSGSGETRALSPKTFEGAAENLVPELIVAKEQEIEEMEVDVVGDHLCLAREEQVVEQESDENGLALTPPTPVQEAETVPMSSSSTITTNGRPINSNSGETTPPYSKSPSLTEPGCNSSISSMSPSFTELYEHRYTLRTSPRRAASSCKASSSKPGSPPRDNGSSLEEGEVVVGLDECPAKEEPAPFDSVCPISEELVSVEPGDSGGAVDEDGGSAEAKEVESSKELTQSQAAEEQDEEEEDEPDVYYFESDHLALKHNKDYQRLLQTIGVLEAQRTQAIVDLEMLTSHQKDALSDPISFVEQLQKQVSVGLPCPQRVVQLPDIAWEQYTSGLGDFEREFCDKKQKTRQLKLIFDKGLTIRPKSPFEPKREGETSTMYSSLPTSDAPENGRQSQMIRGRICHPNKSDTFNQLWTVEEQRKLEQLLVKFPPEEIESRRWQKIADELGNRTAKQVASRVQKYFIKLTKAGIPVPGRTPNLCMYTKKASNKRQHHLNKHLYRPSTFLASYEPPVYMDEEDERSLYYNNVQDPSADDSDDDGVPVELRNLPEYKELLELKRLKKQKLQELQEDNSGVRHLGYKCDVCGVDPIQGVRWHCHDCPPDNSVDFCSNCSDCLYKTETHKPHHHLEPVYHHEAFVDRDYCLPQSTGYNYLDPNYFPANR
- the zzz3 gene encoding ZZ-type zinc finger-containing protein 3 isoform X1, whose translation is MAASRSSRVTRSSVGLNGLDENFCGRTLRNRSIAQPEETSASLLPRARSPKKKQDAKQESKQEIKQDLKQESNQAAKQNTKQDAKQNTKQDVKQDTKPEAKQEPKPNTKQEPKQYTKQDDKQDTHLQDGQQLCLLDGKRTETSASLTETDQWSSSRKRGVFCLEKNVDPDNSENCDKGKRVQEAFPQIKRAKRCSRSGDSQVQEEDPRLFKPENLVSDSSKDNSCEELPIQNSANAALALPLLSEEERTEGQVEDGLVECDGATQPQNTHKASNGLNENKVEESSTVAEQYCASPSSVTNCSSLLNGSQLAVPSNPDPTVPCRSSGFGQIETSGSGETRALSPKTFEGAAENLVPELIVAKEQEIEEMEVDVVGDHLCLAREEQVVEQESDENGLALTPPTPVQEAETVPMSSSSTITTNGRPINSNSGETTPPYSKSPSLTEPGCNSSISSMSPSFTELYEHRYTLRTSPRRAASSCKASSSKPGSPPRDNGSSLEEGEVVVGLDECPAKEEPAPFDSVCPISEELVSVEPGDSGGAVDEDGGSAEAKEVESSKELTQSQAAEEQDEEEEDEPDVYYFESDHLALKHNKDYQRLLQTIGVLEAQRTQAIVDLEMLTSHQKDALSDPISFVEQLQKQVSVGLPCPQRVVQLPDIAWEQYTSGLGDFEREFCDKKQKTRQLKLIFDKETPETLPNLCQSTSGLTIRPKSPFEPKREGETSTMYSSLPTSDAPENGRQSQMIRGRICHPNKSDTFNQLWTVEEQRKLEQLLVKFPPEEIESRRWQKIADELGNRTAKQVASRVQKYFIKLTKAGIPVPGRTPNLCMYTKKASNKRQHHLNKHLYRPSTFLASYEPPVYMDEEDERSLYYNNVQDPSADDSDDDGVPVELRNLPEYKELLELKRLKKQKLQELQEDNSGVRHLGYKCDVCGVDPIQGVRWHCHDCPPDNSVDFCSNCSDCLYKTETHKPHHHLEPVYHHEAFVDRDYCLPQSTGYNYLDPNYFPANR